In Vigna angularis cultivar LongXiaoDou No.4 chromosome 8, ASM1680809v1, whole genome shotgun sequence, one DNA window encodes the following:
- the LOC108345779 gene encoding pentatricopeptide repeat-containing protein At3g61360 isoform X3 gives MASKSLKLSNYLRFFCNFNFNPLTPYRFSRLNSTRGKNSIDLKQYPPELVRSFSAAQFNHGNSIQRKGHGHPHYLDESQVERVRGIMVKAKSTRMFYKRSRNGDDCSVGKESHTFSQNPIGSPESCSQLKVDVDTLTRIINDHPFPLQPLHPTLLHLLPPSSFSTSLVENVLGRLFAAHSNGLKALEFFNYCLIHSHLPLSPDSLNMTLHILARMRYFDKTWVLLRDIARSHPSLLTLKSMSIVLSKIAKFQSFEDTLDGFRRMEDEVFVGREFGTEEFNVLLKAFCTQRQMKEARSVFAKLVPRFTPNTKSMNILLLGFKESGDVTSVELFYHEMVKRGFSPDGVTFNVRIDAYCKKGCFVDALRLLEEMEGRDIVPTIETITTLIHGAGLVRNIGKAWQLFSEIPSRNLVADTGAYNALVTALVRNREIESALSLVDEMAEKHIELDGVTYHTMFLGLMRSRGIEGVSELYQKMTQRGFVPKTRTIVMLMKFFCQNCHLDLSVGLWKYLVEKGYCPHAHALDLLVTGLCARGLVHDAFECSKQMLERGRHMSSASFLMLERFLLQAGDMDKLKELDQMIKKLQSVLPPSRGNTTA, from the exons ATGGCTTCCAAGAGCTTGAAGCTATCGAATTATCTACGGTTCTTttgcaatttcaatttcaatcctTTAACCCCTTATCGCTTTTCACGCCTAAACAGCACCAGAGGGAAAAACTCCATAGATTTGAAGCAGTATCCCCCAGAGCTCGTTAGAAGCTTCTCGGCTGCACAATTTAATCATGGCAACTCCATTCAAAGGAAAGGCCATGGACACCCTCACTATCTTGATGAGTCTCAG GTTGAGAGAGTAAGGGGAATCATGGTTAAAGCAAAGTCAACAAGAATGTTCTATAAGCGTAGCAGAAATGGTGATGATTGTAGTGTTGGAAAGGAGTCACATACATTTTCACAAAATCCTATTGGCAGTCCCGAGTCATGTTCACAGCTCAAAGTTGATGTTGACACACTCACCAGAATCATCAACGACCACCCTTTCCCATTGCAACCCCTTCACCCTACACTCCTCCACCTCCTCCCTCCTTCCTCTTTCTCTACTTCCCTTGTGGAAAACGTCCTCGGCCGGCTGTTTGCTGCACATTCCAATGGTCTCAAGGCCTTGGAATTCTTCAACTACTGCCTCATCCATTCCCATTTGCCCTTAAGTCCTGATTCACTCAACATGACCCTCCACATCCTTGCACGGATGCGTTATTTTGACAAAACTTGGGTCCTGTTGAGGGACATTGCAAGAAGCCACCCTTCTTTGCTCACCCTTAAGTCAATGAGCATTGTGCTCTCAAAAATCGCCAAATTCCAATCCTTTGAAGACACCCTTGATGGGTTTAGAAGGATGGAAGATGAAGTGTTTGTTGGCAGGGAATTTGGCACCGAAGAGTTCAATGTGCTTCTTAAAGCATTTTGTACACAGAGGCAGATGAAGGAAGCCAGGTCTGTGTTTGCGAAGCTTGTGCCACGGTTTACTCCTAATACCAAGTCCATGAATATTCTTCTCCTGGGGTTCAAAGAATCGGGTGATGTTACTTCTGTTGAGCTTTTCTATCATGAAATGGTTAAGCGTGGTTTTAGTCCGGATGGAGTGACATTTAATGTTAGGATTGATGCTTACTGCAAGAAAGGTTGTTTTGTTGATGCTTTGAGACTTCTGGAGGAGATGGAGGGGAGAGATATTGTCCCTACCATTGAAACTATAACTACTTTGATTCATGGAGCAGGGTTGGTTCGAAATATAGGCAAGGCGTGGCAGCTGTTTAGTGAGATTCCTTCAAGAAACTTGGTTGCCGACACTGGCGCTTATAATGCTTTGGTTACTGCTTTGGTTAGAAACAGAGAAATTGAATCTGCTTTGTCCTTGGTGGATGAGATGGCTGAAAAACACATCGAGCTAGATGGTGTCACTTACCATACAATGTTCTTAGGATTGATGAGGTCAAGAGGGATTGAAGGTGTGAGTGAGCTTTACCAGAAGATGACTCAAAGGGGTTTTGTTCCAAAAACAAGGACAATTGTAATGCTGATGAAGTTTTTCTGTCAAAATTGTCACCTTGATTTAAGTGTAGGTCTGTGGAAGTACCTGGTGGAGAAAGGGTACTGTCCCCATGCTCATGCTTTAGATCTTCTGGTCACTGGATTGTGTGCAAGGGGTTTGGTGCATGATGCTTTTGAGTGCTCCAAACAAATGTTGGAGAGAGGAAGACACATGAGTAGTGCATCATTTCTGATGCTGGAGAGGTTTTTGTTGCAGGCGGGTGACATGGACAAGTTGAAGGAGCTTGACCAGATGATTAAAAAATTGCAGAGTGTCTTACCACCGTCTAGAGGAAACACTACTG CTTAG
- the LOC108345779 gene encoding pentatricopeptide repeat-containing protein At3g61360 isoform X1, with amino-acid sequence MASKSLKLSNYLRFFCNFNFNPLTPYRFSRLNSTRGKNSIDLKQYPPELVRSFSAAQFNHGNSIQRKGHGHPHYLDESQVERVRGIMVKAKSTRMFYKRSRNGDDCSVGKESHTFSQNPIGSPESCSQLKVDVDTLTRIINDHPFPLQPLHPTLLHLLPPSSFSTSLVENVLGRLFAAHSNGLKALEFFNYCLIHSHLPLSPDSLNMTLHILARMRYFDKTWVLLRDIARSHPSLLTLKSMSIVLSKIAKFQSFEDTLDGFRRMEDEVFVGREFGTEEFNVLLKAFCTQRQMKEARSVFAKLVPRFTPNTKSMNILLLGFKESGDVTSVELFYHEMVKRGFSPDGVTFNVRIDAYCKKGCFVDALRLLEEMEGRDIVPTIETITTLIHGAGLVRNIGKAWQLFSEIPSRNLVADTGAYNALVTALVRNREIESALSLVDEMAEKHIELDGVTYHTMFLGLMRSRGIEGVSELYQKMTQRGFVPKTRTIVMLMKFFCQNCHLDLSVGLWKYLVEKGYCPHAHALDLLVTGLCARGLVHDAFECSKQMLERGRHMSSASFLMLERFLLQAGDMDKLKELDQMIKKLQSVLPPSRGNTTGIFTSRVIT; translated from the exons ATGGCTTCCAAGAGCTTGAAGCTATCGAATTATCTACGGTTCTTttgcaatttcaatttcaatcctTTAACCCCTTATCGCTTTTCACGCCTAAACAGCACCAGAGGGAAAAACTCCATAGATTTGAAGCAGTATCCCCCAGAGCTCGTTAGAAGCTTCTCGGCTGCACAATTTAATCATGGCAACTCCATTCAAAGGAAAGGCCATGGACACCCTCACTATCTTGATGAGTCTCAG GTTGAGAGAGTAAGGGGAATCATGGTTAAAGCAAAGTCAACAAGAATGTTCTATAAGCGTAGCAGAAATGGTGATGATTGTAGTGTTGGAAAGGAGTCACATACATTTTCACAAAATCCTATTGGCAGTCCCGAGTCATGTTCACAGCTCAAAGTTGATGTTGACACACTCACCAGAATCATCAACGACCACCCTTTCCCATTGCAACCCCTTCACCCTACACTCCTCCACCTCCTCCCTCCTTCCTCTTTCTCTACTTCCCTTGTGGAAAACGTCCTCGGCCGGCTGTTTGCTGCACATTCCAATGGTCTCAAGGCCTTGGAATTCTTCAACTACTGCCTCATCCATTCCCATTTGCCCTTAAGTCCTGATTCACTCAACATGACCCTCCACATCCTTGCACGGATGCGTTATTTTGACAAAACTTGGGTCCTGTTGAGGGACATTGCAAGAAGCCACCCTTCTTTGCTCACCCTTAAGTCAATGAGCATTGTGCTCTCAAAAATCGCCAAATTCCAATCCTTTGAAGACACCCTTGATGGGTTTAGAAGGATGGAAGATGAAGTGTTTGTTGGCAGGGAATTTGGCACCGAAGAGTTCAATGTGCTTCTTAAAGCATTTTGTACACAGAGGCAGATGAAGGAAGCCAGGTCTGTGTTTGCGAAGCTTGTGCCACGGTTTACTCCTAATACCAAGTCCATGAATATTCTTCTCCTGGGGTTCAAAGAATCGGGTGATGTTACTTCTGTTGAGCTTTTCTATCATGAAATGGTTAAGCGTGGTTTTAGTCCGGATGGAGTGACATTTAATGTTAGGATTGATGCTTACTGCAAGAAAGGTTGTTTTGTTGATGCTTTGAGACTTCTGGAGGAGATGGAGGGGAGAGATATTGTCCCTACCATTGAAACTATAACTACTTTGATTCATGGAGCAGGGTTGGTTCGAAATATAGGCAAGGCGTGGCAGCTGTTTAGTGAGATTCCTTCAAGAAACTTGGTTGCCGACACTGGCGCTTATAATGCTTTGGTTACTGCTTTGGTTAGAAACAGAGAAATTGAATCTGCTTTGTCCTTGGTGGATGAGATGGCTGAAAAACACATCGAGCTAGATGGTGTCACTTACCATACAATGTTCTTAGGATTGATGAGGTCAAGAGGGATTGAAGGTGTGAGTGAGCTTTACCAGAAGATGACTCAAAGGGGTTTTGTTCCAAAAACAAGGACAATTGTAATGCTGATGAAGTTTTTCTGTCAAAATTGTCACCTTGATTTAAGTGTAGGTCTGTGGAAGTACCTGGTGGAGAAAGGGTACTGTCCCCATGCTCATGCTTTAGATCTTCTGGTCACTGGATTGTGTGCAAGGGGTTTGGTGCATGATGCTTTTGAGTGCTCCAAACAAATGTTGGAGAGAGGAAGACACATGAGTAGTGCATCATTTCTGATGCTGGAGAGGTTTTTGTTGCAGGCGGGTGACATGGACAAGTTGAAGGAGCTTGACCAGATGATTAAAAAATTGCAGAGTGTCTTACCACCGTCTAGAGGAAACACTACTGGTATTTTTACCTCTAGGGTTATAACGTAG
- the LOC108345779 gene encoding pentatricopeptide repeat-containing protein At3g61360 isoform X2, whose translation MASKSLKLSNYLRFFCNFNFNPLTPYRFSRLNSTRGKNSIDLKQYPPELVRSFSAAQFNHGNSIQRKGHGHPHYLDESQVERVRGIMVKAKSTRMFYKRSRNGDDCSVGKESHTFSQNPIGSPESCSQLKVDVDTLTRIINDHPFPLQPLHPTLLHLLPPSSFSTSLVENVLGRLFAAHSNGLKALEFFNYCLIHSHLPLSPDSLNMTLHILARMRYFDKTWVLLRDIARSHPSLLTLKSMSIVLSKIAKFQSFEDTLDGFRRMEDEVFVGREFGTEEFNVLLKAFCTQRQMKEARSVFAKLVPRFTPNTKSMNILLLGFKESGDVTSVELFYHEMVKRGFSPDGVTFNVRIDAYCKKGCFVDALRLLEEMEGRDIVPTIETITTLIHGAGLVRNIGKAWQLFSEIPSRNLVADTGAYNALVTALVRNREIESALSLVDEMAEKHIELDGVTYHTMFLGLMRSRGIEGVSELYQKMTQRGFVPKTRTIVMLMKFFCQNCHLDLSVGLWKYLVEKGYCPHAHALDLLVTGLCARGLVHDAFECSKQMLERGRHMSSASFLMLERFLLQAGDMDKLKELDQMIKKLQSVLPPSRGNTTVSGESFH comes from the exons ATGGCTTCCAAGAGCTTGAAGCTATCGAATTATCTACGGTTCTTttgcaatttcaatttcaatcctTTAACCCCTTATCGCTTTTCACGCCTAAACAGCACCAGAGGGAAAAACTCCATAGATTTGAAGCAGTATCCCCCAGAGCTCGTTAGAAGCTTCTCGGCTGCACAATTTAATCATGGCAACTCCATTCAAAGGAAAGGCCATGGACACCCTCACTATCTTGATGAGTCTCAG GTTGAGAGAGTAAGGGGAATCATGGTTAAAGCAAAGTCAACAAGAATGTTCTATAAGCGTAGCAGAAATGGTGATGATTGTAGTGTTGGAAAGGAGTCACATACATTTTCACAAAATCCTATTGGCAGTCCCGAGTCATGTTCACAGCTCAAAGTTGATGTTGACACACTCACCAGAATCATCAACGACCACCCTTTCCCATTGCAACCCCTTCACCCTACACTCCTCCACCTCCTCCCTCCTTCCTCTTTCTCTACTTCCCTTGTGGAAAACGTCCTCGGCCGGCTGTTTGCTGCACATTCCAATGGTCTCAAGGCCTTGGAATTCTTCAACTACTGCCTCATCCATTCCCATTTGCCCTTAAGTCCTGATTCACTCAACATGACCCTCCACATCCTTGCACGGATGCGTTATTTTGACAAAACTTGGGTCCTGTTGAGGGACATTGCAAGAAGCCACCCTTCTTTGCTCACCCTTAAGTCAATGAGCATTGTGCTCTCAAAAATCGCCAAATTCCAATCCTTTGAAGACACCCTTGATGGGTTTAGAAGGATGGAAGATGAAGTGTTTGTTGGCAGGGAATTTGGCACCGAAGAGTTCAATGTGCTTCTTAAAGCATTTTGTACACAGAGGCAGATGAAGGAAGCCAGGTCTGTGTTTGCGAAGCTTGTGCCACGGTTTACTCCTAATACCAAGTCCATGAATATTCTTCTCCTGGGGTTCAAAGAATCGGGTGATGTTACTTCTGTTGAGCTTTTCTATCATGAAATGGTTAAGCGTGGTTTTAGTCCGGATGGAGTGACATTTAATGTTAGGATTGATGCTTACTGCAAGAAAGGTTGTTTTGTTGATGCTTTGAGACTTCTGGAGGAGATGGAGGGGAGAGATATTGTCCCTACCATTGAAACTATAACTACTTTGATTCATGGAGCAGGGTTGGTTCGAAATATAGGCAAGGCGTGGCAGCTGTTTAGTGAGATTCCTTCAAGAAACTTGGTTGCCGACACTGGCGCTTATAATGCTTTGGTTACTGCTTTGGTTAGAAACAGAGAAATTGAATCTGCTTTGTCCTTGGTGGATGAGATGGCTGAAAAACACATCGAGCTAGATGGTGTCACTTACCATACAATGTTCTTAGGATTGATGAGGTCAAGAGGGATTGAAGGTGTGAGTGAGCTTTACCAGAAGATGACTCAAAGGGGTTTTGTTCCAAAAACAAGGACAATTGTAATGCTGATGAAGTTTTTCTGTCAAAATTGTCACCTTGATTTAAGTGTAGGTCTGTGGAAGTACCTGGTGGAGAAAGGGTACTGTCCCCATGCTCATGCTTTAGATCTTCTGGTCACTGGATTGTGTGCAAGGGGTTTGGTGCATGATGCTTTTGAGTGCTCCAAACAAATGTTGGAGAGAGGAAGACACATGAGTAGTGCATCATTTCTGATGCTGGAGAGGTTTTTGTTGCAGGCGGGTGACATGGACAAGTTGAAGGAGCTTGACCAGATGATTAAAAAATTGCAGAGTGTCTTACCACCGTCTAGAGGAAACACTACTG